A part of Roseitalea porphyridii genomic DNA contains:
- a CDS encoding heme o synthase, with translation MALVDNIEAAEPRISEATPRDYFDLLKPRVMSLVVFTALVGMLVAPGAINPFIAAVAILAIAVGAGASGALNMWYDADVDAVMSRTARRPIPSGRVGRDETLVFGLVLSVLSVMTLGLITNWVAGGLLAFTIFFYAVIYTMWLKRTTPQNIVIGGAAGAFPPMIGWAAVTGTLTLESAVLFMIIFLWTPPHFWALALFKLRDYEIAGMPMMPNVAGERSTKRQMLVYSVLLAAFAVLPWPLGFAGPVYGAAAILLGANFIRHAVAVWRMADGDATMVPAKRLFGFSLTYLFAIFAVLFVETVLMRVLA, from the coding sequence ATGGCGCTCGTTGACAACATCGAAGCCGCAGAGCCGCGCATATCAGAAGCGACACCGCGCGACTATTTCGACCTGCTCAAGCCGCGGGTGATGTCGCTGGTCGTCTTCACCGCTCTGGTCGGCATGCTGGTCGCGCCGGGCGCGATCAACCCGTTCATCGCCGCCGTCGCGATTCTCGCCATTGCGGTGGGGGCGGGCGCGTCCGGCGCGCTGAACATGTGGTATGACGCCGATGTCGACGCGGTCATGAGCCGCACGGCCAGGCGGCCCATCCCGTCCGGCCGCGTCGGTCGCGACGAAACGCTGGTCTTCGGCCTCGTCCTGTCGGTGCTTTCGGTGATGACGCTCGGCCTCATCACCAACTGGGTGGCCGGCGGCCTTCTCGCCTTCACCATCTTCTTCTACGCCGTCATCTACACGATGTGGCTGAAGCGGACGACGCCGCAGAACATCGTGATCGGCGGCGCGGCCGGCGCGTTTCCGCCGATGATCGGCTGGGCCGCGGTGACCGGCACGCTGACGCTCGAATCGGCCGTTCTGTTCATGATCATCTTCCTGTGGACGCCGCCGCACTTCTGGGCGCTCGCCCTGTTCAAGCTGCGCGATTACGAGATCGCCGGCATGCCGATGATGCCAAACGTTGCCGGCGAGCGCTCGACCAAGCGCCAGATGCTGGTCTATTCGGTGCTGCTCGCGGCCTTTGCCGTGCTGCCCTGGCCGCTCGGCTTCGCCGGTCCCGTCTACGGCGCGGCGGCGATACTGCTCGGCGCCAACTTCATCCGTCATGCGGTGGCGGTGTGGCGCATGGCCGACGGCGACGCGACGATGGTGCCGGCAAAGCGCCTATTCGGCTTCTCGCTGACCTACCTGTTCGCGATCTTCGCGGTCCTTTTCGTCGAAACCGTCCTCATGCGGGTGCTGGCGTGA
- a CDS encoding cytochrome c oxidase assembly protein has protein sequence MSTANPTRQQDSKHRSNVRIAALCLAFFAGMVGLAYASVPLYELFCRVTGYGGTTQVADTSPVQVLDKTINVRFDANTGAGLGWEFKPVDRQVTLKIGELKQVAYTARNWREMASTGSATFNVTPQAAGAYFNKMECFCFTETTLEPGEQMDMPVVFFIDPAIVDAKELKDVSTITLSYTFFKIDAPAETADAGADAPVEIEINPDAEEAVRNDNRG, from the coding sequence ATGAGCACCGCCAACCCGACCCGCCAGCAGGACAGCAAGCATCGCTCCAACGTGCGCATCGCCGCGCTGTGTCTTGCATTCTTCGCGGGTATGGTCGGGCTCGCCTACGCCTCGGTGCCGCTCTATGAACTGTTCTGCCGTGTCACCGGCTATGGCGGCACCACGCAGGTCGCCGACACATCGCCCGTCCAGGTGCTCGACAAGACGATCAATGTGCGTTTCGACGCCAACACGGGCGCCGGGCTGGGCTGGGAGTTCAAGCCCGTCGACCGGCAGGTCACGCTGAAGATCGGCGAGTTGAAGCAGGTCGCATACACCGCGCGCAACTGGCGCGAGATGGCCTCGACCGGGTCGGCGACGTTCAACGTCACGCCGCAGGCGGCCGGCGCCTACTTCAACAAGATGGAATGCTTCTGCTTCACCGAGACGACGCTGGAACCGGGCGAGCAGATGGACATGCCGGTGGTCTTCTTCATCGACCCGGCCATCGTCGACGCCAAGGAACTCAAGGACGTGTCGACCATCACGCTGTCCTACACCTTCTTCAAGATCGACGCGCCGGCCGAAACCGCCGACGCAGGCGCCGACGCGCCCGTCGAGATCGAAATCAATCCGGACGCCGAAGAGGCCGTCCGCAACGACAATCGGGGATGA
- a CDS encoding cytochrome c oxidase subunit 3 codes for MADTHAKNHDYHILEPSPWPLIGAIGALVMAIGAIGWMQAGQGNEFSFLGIPMANPWTFLIGLLIVLYTMFGWWSDTVRESLQGHHTRVVSLHLRYGMIMFIASEVMFFAAWFWAVFDASLFYGEAQQVGRMEYTGGQWPPAGLEVLDPLHLPLYNTVILLLSGTTVTWAHHALLHNDRDGLKMGLWLTILLAILFTCVQIYEFAVAPYSFSGSLYGATFFMATGFHGFHVFVGTIFLIVCLVRAYAGHFTPQKHFGFEAAAWYWHFVDVVWLFLFFVVYVWGTWGAPIYHH; via the coding sequence ATGGCCGATACCCACGCCAAGAACCATGACTATCACATTCTGGAGCCCAGCCCCTGGCCGCTGATCGGCGCCATCGGGGCGCTGGTGATGGCGATCGGCGCCATCGGCTGGATGCAGGCGGGGCAGGGCAACGAGTTCTCGTTCCTCGGCATTCCCATGGCCAATCCTTGGACGTTCCTGATCGGGCTACTGATCGTGCTCTACACCATGTTCGGCTGGTGGTCGGACACGGTGCGCGAGTCGCTTCAGGGCCACCACACCCGCGTTGTGTCCCTGCACCTGCGCTACGGCATGATCATGTTCATCGCCTCGGAGGTGATGTTCTTTGCGGCATGGTTCTGGGCGGTGTTCGATGCCAGCCTTTTTTACGGCGAGGCCCAGCAGGTCGGCCGCATGGAATACACGGGCGGCCAGTGGCCCCCGGCGGGTCTGGAAGTGCTCGATCCGCTGCACCTGCCGCTCTACAACACCGTCATCCTGCTGCTGTCGGGCACGACGGTCACCTGGGCGCACCACGCGCTTCTGCACAATGATCGCGATGGCCTGAAGATGGGCCTGTGGCTGACGATCCTGCTCGCCATCCTGTTCACCTGCGTGCAGATCTACGAGTTCGCCGTCGCGCCCTATTCCTTCTCGGGATCGCTTTATGGCGCGACCTTCTTCATGGCGACGGGCTTCCATGGCTTCCATGTCTTCGTCGGAACGATCTTCCTGATCGTGTGCCTGGTACGGGCCTATGCGGGCCATTTCACGCCGCAGAAGCATTTCGGCTTCGAGGCCGCGGCCTGGTACTGGCACTTCGTCGACGTCGTCTGGCTGTTCCTGTTCTTCGTCGTCTATGTCTGGGGAACCTGGGGCGCGCCGATCTATCACCACTGA
- a CDS encoding SURF1 family protein — MSAPTKTDEPDQDRRFPWLVVVCALPVLAVLVMLGNWQVQRLAWKQDLLATIEARLDAAPVPAAGIAGLVSAGDDIRYRPVEARGTFAHEREQHFFATHNGASGYYLYTPLEMEGDEVVFVNRGFVPFDLKELERRPESLTEGPVAVTGLARERLDGKPSFIVPDNDREKNIYYWKDWNLMVDRAGYAPDDVLPFFIDAFEDEVAGGWPIGGVTRIDLPNNHLQYAVTWYGLAVTLVIVLGAFVWRRRR; from the coding sequence ATGAGCGCACCGACCAAGACCGATGAGCCCGACCAGGACCGCCGCTTTCCGTGGCTGGTCGTCGTGTGCGCGCTGCCGGTGCTCGCCGTGCTTGTCATGCTCGGCAACTGGCAGGTTCAGCGGCTCGCGTGGAAGCAGGACCTGCTCGCGACGATCGAGGCGCGGCTCGATGCGGCGCCGGTCCCGGCCGCCGGGATCGCCGGTCTGGTGTCGGCAGGCGATGACATCCGTTACCGCCCCGTCGAGGCGAGGGGCACCTTCGCGCACGAGCGGGAGCAGCATTTCTTCGCCACCCACAATGGCGCCTCGGGCTACTATCTCTACACGCCGCTCGAGATGGAAGGCGACGAGGTCGTCTTCGTCAATCGCGGCTTCGTGCCGTTCGATCTCAAGGAGCTGGAGAGACGGCCCGAAAGCCTCACCGAAGGCCCTGTGGCCGTCACCGGTCTGGCGCGCGAGAGGCTGGACGGAAAGCCCTCCTTCATCGTGCCCGATAATGATCGGGAAAAGAACATCTACTACTGGAAGGACTGGAACCTGATGGTGGACCGCGCCGGCTACGCGCCGGACGATGTGCTGCCGTTCTTCATCGACGCGTTCGAGGACGAGGTGGCCGGCGGCTGGCCGATCGGCGGCGTCACCCGCATCGACCTGCCCAACAACCATCTGCAGTATGCGGTGACCTGGTACGGTCTGGCCGTGACGCTGGTGATCGTGCTTGGCGCCTTCGTCTGGCGGCGGAGGCGCTGA
- a CDS encoding type II toxin-antitoxin system HicB family antitoxin, with protein sequence MRYPALIDGKRGAYGVAFPDLDGVVAMGATIDEALLNAEEALRDYVLEMEADGLAIAEPTPPEAVIVPKGSSLVLVPLIRLTGRTVRANLTLDEGVAAFIDEEAKRRNMTRVSFIEWMARRVAADGV encoded by the coding sequence ATGCGATATCCCGCGCTCATAGATGGCAAGAGGGGCGCCTATGGCGTCGCCTTCCCGGATCTGGACGGTGTCGTGGCGATGGGAGCGACGATCGATGAGGCGCTTCTCAATGCCGAGGAAGCCTTGCGCGACTATGTCCTGGAGATGGAAGCGGACGGCCTGGCGATCGCGGAGCCCACGCCGCCGGAGGCCGTCATCGTTCCCAAAGGTTCATCCCTCGTGCTCGTGCCGCTCATTCGTCTGACCGGTCGTACGGTTCGGGCGAACTTGACCCTCGACGAGGGGGTCGCTGCCTTCATCGACGAGGAAGCAAAGCGCCGGAACATGACGCGGGTGAGCTTCATCGAATGGATGGCGCGTCGGGTCGCCGCCGACGGCGTGTGA
- a CDS encoding type II toxin-antitoxin system HicA family toxin translates to MDNRTSDVVRRLKAEGWYLARHGAGHDIYRHPHIKGIITVPRHKTLSPGVLRSISKKANWN, encoded by the coding sequence GTGGATAATCGGACGTCCGACGTCGTTCGGAGGCTGAAAGCCGAAGGCTGGTATCTGGCGCGGCACGGGGCGGGTCACGACATCTACCGCCACCCGCACATCAAGGGCATCATCACCGTTCCTCGGCACAAGACGCTGTCGCCCGGTGTTCTGCGCAGCATCTCGAAGAAGGCGAACTGGAATTGA
- the ispH gene encoding 4-hydroxy-3-methylbut-2-enyl diphosphate reductase, producing MNVHATKPPLTIRLCEPRGFCAGVDRAIQIVVLALKKHGAPVYVRHEIVHNKFVVEALRERGAVFVKELGDIPPEHTDRPVVFSAHGVPKSVPADAEARNLLYLDATCPLVSKVHKQAMRHQRLGRHVLLVGHAGHPEVVGTMGQLPEGAVTLVETAEQVAGLQVPDEDNLGFVTQTTLSVDDTADVIAALRERFPALAAPSSDSICYATTNRQEAVKQAALGTDIFLIVGAPNSSNSMRLVEVAKRHGAADSMLIQRAADIDWNRIGNAATIGMSAGASAPEIVVEEIIDALRERRNVTVDIALTAEETEMFPVMRSLRDTPLTGDDMAFLNGTGN from the coding sequence ATGAACGTCCACGCCACCAAACCGCCGCTGACGATCCGCCTGTGCGAGCCGCGCGGCTTCTGCGCGGGCGTCGACCGGGCGATCCAGATCGTCGTGCTGGCGCTCAAGAAGCACGGCGCACCGGTCTATGTCCGCCACGAGATCGTGCACAACAAGTTCGTCGTCGAGGCGCTGCGCGAGCGCGGCGCGGTGTTCGTCAAGGAGCTTGGCGACATCCCCCCCGAACACACGGACCGGCCGGTCGTCTTCTCCGCCCATGGGGTGCCCAAATCCGTGCCGGCCGACGCCGAGGCCCGCAACCTTCTCTATCTCGACGCCACCTGCCCGCTCGTTTCAAAGGTGCACAAGCAGGCCATGCGGCACCAGCGTCTGGGCCGGCACGTGCTGCTGGTCGGCCATGCCGGCCATCCCGAGGTGGTCGGCACGATGGGGCAACTGCCCGAGGGCGCCGTCACGCTTGTGGAGACCGCCGAACAGGTCGCCGGCCTTCAGGTGCCGGACGAGGACAATCTCGGCTTTGTCACCCAGACCACGCTGTCAGTGGACGACACCGCCGACGTCATCGCCGCGCTTCGCGAGCGGTTTCCGGCGCTCGCCGCACCGTCTTCGGACAGCATCTGCTATGCGACCACCAACCGTCAGGAGGCGGTCAAGCAGGCCGCGCTGGGCACCGACATCTTCCTGATCGTCGGCGCGCCGAATTCGTCCAATTCCATGCGGCTCGTCGAGGTCGCCAAGCGGCACGGCGCCGCCGACTCCATGCTGATCCAGCGCGCCGCCGACATCGACTGGAACCGCATCGGCAATGCGGCGACGATCGGCATGTCGGCGGGCGCCTCGGCCCCAGAAATCGTCGTCGAGGAGATCATCGACGCCTTGCGCGAAAGGCGCAACGTGACCGTCGATATCGCCCTGACCGCCGAGGAAACCGAGATGTTCCCGGTCATGCGTTCGCTGCGGGACACGCCGCTGACCGGCGACGACATGGCCTTCCTGAACGGCACCGGCAACTGA